A part of Solenopsis invicta isolate M01_SB chromosome 2, UNIL_Sinv_3.0, whole genome shotgun sequence genomic DNA contains:
- the LOC105199050 gene encoding cell cycle checkpoint protein RAD17, with translation MLKSKRSNAWCVPSFDSEPVNKPPVKRTSTVELDSTLSDRSFRQNNFKRRKHETSLSKLLQACEPQKPSELGISRQKQNEISNWLQGRAMKKQSMLILSGPSGCGKTAAIKLLAKENGFDVIEWITPMDPAEDENKRVIRQGDRFEDHLIRATRYRTVLGNCHKQLLLVKDLPNVYQENCKSFYELVEKYFQLGREPVIFVCTETNNSRLMQTLFPPDIIKKFGIDHINVNAATLPAMKNVLNRVSSTLNSIAGNMLHVSSGHINEILSNSIGDLRSAVLNLIFISLKVPERHAKNECGIREETLGLLHGVGRVTFPKKESNGKFVHDPEEIAAFFQSQSVVFVRFLQENYLNTIGTIEDIDIASDILSLSDVLNSEWRDQNLSKVALSYCIHGLMLANKKPVAGWNPVRKPRDDYGKIRRCLVTAEMHCYENLIKKSTSKETEEMLDDNEETIIEDD, from the exons atgctTAAATCAAAA AGAAGCAACGCTTGGTGTGTTCCATCATTCGACAGCGAGCCTGTAAACAAACCCCCAGTGAAGCGTACTTCTACAGTGGAATTGGATAGTACTCTGTCCGACAGGTCGTttagacaaaataatttcaaaaggaGGAAACATGAGACAAGCTTGTCAAAGCTACTTCAGGCCTGCGAGCCCCAGAAGCCCTCTGAATTGGGGATCAGCAGACAGAAACAGAATGAGATCTCCAACTGGCTTCAAGGCAGGGCGATGAAGAAACAATCCATGTTGATCCTCTCTGGTCCTTCGGGCTGTGGTAAAACTGCAGCCATAAAATTGCTCGCCAAGGAAAACGGTTTTGATGTCATAGAGTGGATCACACCAATGGATCCAGCTGAAGATGAAAATA AACGTGTCATACGACAAGGAGATAGGTTTGAGGATCATCTGATACGCGCGACGCGCTATCGCACAGTACTGGGCAACTGTCACAAGCAATTGCTTCTTGTGAAGGATCTCCCGAATGTCTATCAGGAGAATTGCAAGAGTTTCTACGAACTCGTGGA aaaatatttccaattaggaAGAGAACCTGTGATATTTGTTTGCACAGAGACCAACAATTCAAGACTGATGCAGACTTTATTTCCACCTGACATAATAAAGAAGTTTGGCATTGATCACATCAA tgTAAACGCAGCTACTTTGCCCGCGATGAAGAACGTATTGAATCGAGTGTCTAGTACATTGAATTCCATCGCTGGTAACATGCTTCATGTCTCTTCGGGACACATCAACGAGATACTATCAAATAGCATCGGCGATTTGCGCAGCGCCGTTCTAAATCTAATTTTCATTTCTCTCAAAG tgCCCGAGCGACACGCGAAGAATGAGTGTGGGATAAGGGAGGAGACTTTGGGTCTACTACATGGTGTCGGAAGAGTCACGTTtccaaaaa agGAATCAAATGGCAAGTTCGTACACGATCCCGAGGAAATAGCGGCATTCTTCCAATCGCAGTCAGTAGTGTTCGTCCGATTCCTCCAGGAGAATTATTTGAATACCATAGGAACTATAGAGGACATAGATATAGCGTCTGATATATTGAGCCTATCTGATGTTCTGAATTCTGAATGGCGc GATCAAAATTTGAGTAAAGTTGCATTATCGTACTGTATCCATGGCCTGATGCTGGCGAACAAAAAGCCTGTAGCTGGCTGGAATCCGGTGAGAAAACCGCGGGACGATTATGGTAAAAT ACGAAGATGCTTGGTAACGGCAGAAATGCACtgttatgaaaatttaattaagaaatccACTTCAAAGGAGACAGAAGAGATGTTGGATGACAATGAAGAAACAATTATTGAAGACGACTAG
- the LOC105199051 gene encoding ribosomal RNA processing protein 1 homolog, with the protein MKVTKPTRGRGDIASASPRKNETKTSKIKSKKVTETKDKSKKALVIAQEIKIARLLANNDKKVRDQVLKRLNKWLTVRSQSSFVFTKTDFMSLWKGLFYCMWMSDKMLTQEELAESLSKLVHCLKSKDTIVLYTSCALQTLATEWFGIDQYRLDKFSMLVRRILRQTFVICKNQSWNMEWVTDISQIFTQLFLHVKTAQGFNLHVTEIYMEELAKISNGNVPENVVHEFIKPFAVYLITTDDERQMKHIMRHIFRHLIFQSDIGMDYTEKFKAWRTAGFPCAYIDDMQKEEISDTEENSDNEDKQLSETETQNEITNEKPLDPRAGRVDVELPQIPFNAAKIAELLSTYKFHPSSTAKSRRQLVRLIHEFTELSQGRMPLGVKRVRKSTSQKKYMDSRKAAVRLVQFEKELLSDKPNKKRKRERNDSADRVSTNNSKNENSSDLEFDTYIGADSKSKLTAATNKANKKRKIEKNDTAICDQVSVNNSKYGSAGLKSKLTNATETAKANLRNVDVNTVSLNKKRKRSDSMCNIPSTKSETIKTKKKLQLETSKKNKATKIKLNKKSKKSIADKNVEHKTKKAIICKDQICNNTDQCTSTSPISSKKVSLKEIKVSLKEINNKSVAKKAITKTKITRQKKPLKNELCKKKKQTNLSNSPMEKKKVIFGLSRNTAQHTSEYIKQVRRSPGIPFDANKKPLASVLKMNPIPSPLNPFYKN; encoded by the exons ATGAAAGTCACAAAGCCCACACGTGGACGAGGCGATATCGCCAGTGCATCGCCGCGAAAGAACGAAACGAAAACATCCAAGATTAAATCCAAGAAAGTCACAGAGACTAAAGACAAAAGTAAGAAAGCTTTAGTCATTGCTCAAGAAATCAAAATCGCCCGATTGCTGGCTAACAACGACAAGAAGGTTCGTGATCAGGTACTGAAAAGACTTAATAAATGGCTAACGGTGCGATCGCAGAGTTCGTTTG TTTTTACAAAAACGGATTTTATGAGCCTGTGGAAAGGCCTCTTTTATTGCATGTGGATGTCAGACAAGATGCTGACCCAGGAAGAACTGGCGGAGTCACTCAGCAAACTTGTGCACTGTTTGAAATCAAAAGACACTATTGTACTTTACACTAGCTGCGCTTTGCAGACACTCGCTACTGAATGGTTTGGCATAGATCAATACAGACTGGACAAATTCTCCATG TTAGTCAGAAGAATTCTTCGTCAAACGTTTGTTATTTGTAAAAACCAATCATGGAATATGGAATGGGTGACAGATATATCACAGATATTTACACAACtctttttacatgtaaaaactGCTCAAGGATTTAATCTGCATGTGACGGAGATATATATGGAGGAGCTTGCCAAG ATTAGTAATGGAAATGTACCGGAGAATGTGGTCCACGAATTTATTAAACCGTTCGCCGTGTATTTAATAACCACAGATGACGAACGACAGATGAAACATATCATGCGGCACATTTTTAGACATCTGATATTCCAATCTGATATCGGTATGGACTACACAGAGAAATTCAAAGCTTGGAGAACC gcTGGTTTTCCATGTGCGTATATAGATGATATGCAAAAGGAAGAGATATCCGATACGGAAGAAAATTCCGACAATGAAGATAAACAGTTATCTGAAACTGAGACTCAAAATGAAATCACAAATGAGAAGCCTTTAGATCCAAGGGCGGGTAGAGTGGATGTTGAACTACCGCAAATACCCTTTAACGCCGCAAAGATCGCCGAGTTGCTTTCAACTTATAAATTTCATCCCTCGTCAACGGCGAAATCTCGTAGACAGCTCGTGAGACTTATTCATga GTTTACGGAATTGTCGCAGGGAAGGATGCCGCTTGGAGTAAAAAGAGTTAGAAAATCAACTTCTCAGAAAAAATACATGGATTCGAGAAAGGCCGCGGTGCGTCTCGTTCAGTTTGAGAAAGAATTGCTCTCCGATAAACCGAATAaaaagcgaaagagagaaagaaatgacAGTGCAGATCGAGTTTCTaccaataattcaaaaaatgaaaattcttCAGATTTAGAATTTGATACATATATAGGTGCCGATTCGAAAAGCAAGCTAACTGCTGCAACAAATAAGGCGAATAAAAAgcgaaaaatagaaaaaaatgatacagCAATTTGTGATCAAGTTTCTGTTAACAATTCGAAGTATGGATCTGCTGGTTTGAAAAGCAAACTAACAAATGCAACAGAAACCGCAAAAGCTAATTTGCGAAATGTAGATGTAAATACAGTGTCGCTTAATAAGAAACGGAAAAGAAGTGATTCCATGTGTAATATACCTAGCACTAAATCTGAAACTATTAAGACCAAGAAAAAGCTACAATTAGAaacttctaaaaaaaataaagctacaaaaattaaattaaataaaaaaagtaaaaaatctaTAGCAGACAAAAATGTagaacataaaacaaaaaaagcgATAATTTGTAAGGatcaaatatgtaataatacagATCAATGTACTTCTACCTCGCCAATTTCTAgtaaaaaagtttcattaaaagaaattaaagtttcattaaaagaaattaacaacAAATCTGTAGCTAAGAAAGCAATAACGAAAACCAAAATTACGCGCCAAAAGAAGCCactgaaaaat GAACTAtgcaagaaaaagaaacaaactaatttaagtaattctccgatggaaaagaaaaaagtaatattcgGACTTTCTCGAAATACAGCGCAACATACATCTGAATACATCAAACAAGTCCGCAGAAGTCCAGGCATTCCGTTTGATGCAAATAAAAAGCCGTTGGCCAGCGTATTGAAAATGAATCCTATACCAAGTCCACTTAATCCATTTTACAAAAACTAA